One Dermacentor silvarum isolate Dsil-2018 chromosome 10, BIME_Dsil_1.4, whole genome shotgun sequence genomic window carries:
- the LOC119431998 gene encoding uncharacterized protein LOC119431998 isoform X7 — protein sequence MRTFAFPLAVAAALFACSLVQGRHLNEEARFLEQQYQSKGAVKGALLQQQQASQVKGALKGAIKGGLLQQQAQAQVQGALKGAIKGGLLQQQQAAQVKGGLKGAIKGGLLQQQAQAQVQGALKGAVKGALLQQQQAAQVKGALKGAIKGGLLQQQQAAQVKGGLKGAIKGGLLQQQAQAQVKGALKGAIKGGLLQQQQAAQVKGGLKGAIKGGLLQQQAQAQVQGALKGAVKGALLQQQQAAQVKGALKGAIKGGLLQQQQAAQVKGGLKGAIKGGLLQQQAQAQVQGALKGAVKGALLQQQQAAQVKGALKGAIKGGLLQQQQAAQVKGALKGAIKGGLLQQQQAAQVKGGLKGAIKGGLLQQQAQAQVQGALKGAVKGGLLQQQAQAQVQGALKGALKGGLVQQAAAQQAYQQAAAQQFAGR from the exons ATGAGGACCTTCGCCTTCCCCTTGGCGGTCGCCGCTGCG CTTTTCGCCTGTTCGCTGGTCCAAG GACGGCATCTTAACGAAGAAGCACGGTTTCTAGAACAACAATACCAGTCAAAGGGAGCCGTCAAGGGAGCTCTCCTTCAGCAACAACAAGCATCACAGGTCAAGGGAGCCCTCAAGGGAGCCATCAAGGGTGGCCTTCTTCAGCAGCAAGCACAAGCGCAAGTCCAGGGAGCCCTCAAGGGAGCTATCAAGGGTGGCCTCCTTCAGCAACAACAAGCCGCACAGGTCAAGGGAGGTCTGAAGGGAGCCATCAAGGGTGGCCTTCTTCAGCAGCAAGCACAAGCACAAGTCCAGGGAGCTCTCAAGGGAGCCGTGAAGGGAGCCCTCCTTCAGCAACAGCAAGCCGCACAGGTCAAGGGAGCCCTCAAGGGAGCTATTAAGGGAGGCCTTCTTCAGCAACAACAAGCCGCACAGGTCAAGGGAGGACTCAAGGGAGCCATCAAGGGTGGTCTGCTTCAGCAGCAAGCACAAGCGCAA GTCAAGGGAGCCCTCAAGGGAGCTATTAAGGGAGGCCTTCTTCAGCAACAACAAGCCGCACAGGTCAAGGGAGGACTCAAGGGAGCCATCAAGGGTGGTCTGCTTCAGCAGCAAGCACAAGCGCAAGTCCAGGGAGCTCTCAAGGGAGCCGTGAAGGGAGCCCTCCTTCAGCAACAGCAAGCCGCACAGGTCAAGGGAGCCCTCAAGGGAGCTATTAAGGGAGGCCTTCTTCAGCAACAACAAGCCGCACAGGTCAAGGGAGGACTCAAGGGAGCCATCAAGGGTGGTCTGCTTCAGCAGCAAGCACAAGCGCAAGTCCAGGGAGCTCTCAAGGGAGCCGTGAAGGGAGCACTCCTTCAGCAACAGCAAGCCGCACAGGTCAAGGGAGCCCTCAAGGGAGCTATTAAGGGAGGCCTTCTTCAGCAACAACAAGCCGCACAGGTCAAGGGAGCCCTCAAGGGAGCTATCAAGGGAGGCCTCCTTCAGCAACAACAAGCCGCACAGGTCAAGGGAGGTCTCAAGGGAGCCATCAAGGGTGGTCTTCTTCAGCAGCAAGCACAAGCGCAAGTCCAGGGAGCACTTAAGGGAGCCGTTAAGGGTGGTCTGCTTCAGCAGCAAGCACAAGCGCAAGTCCAGGGAGCTCTCAAGGGAGCCCTGAAGGGTGGTCTCGTTCAACAGGCTGCCGCACAGCAGGCCTACCAACAAGCCGCCGCTCAACAATTCGCTGGCCGTTAA
- the LOC119431998 gene encoding uncharacterized protein LOC119431998 isoform X5 produces MRTFAFPLAVAAALFACSLVQGRHLNEEARFLEQQYQSKGAVKGALLQQQQASQVKGALKGAIKGGLLQQQAQAQVQGALKGAIKGGLLQQQQAAQVKGGLKGAIKGGLLQQQAQAQVQGALKGAVKGALLQQQQAAQVKGGLKGAIKGGLLQQQAQAQVQGALKGAVKGALLQQQQAAQVKGALKGAIKGGLLQQQQAAQVKGGLKGAIKGGLLQQQAQAQVQGALKGAVKGALLQQQQAAQVKGALKGAIKGGLLQQQQAAQVKGGLKGAIKGGLLQQQAQAQVQGALKGAVKGALLQQQQAAQVKGALKGAIKGGLLQQQQAAQVKGALKGAIKGGLLQQQQAAQVKGGLKGAIKGGLLQQQAQAQVQGALKGAVKGGLLQQQAQAQVQGALKGALKGGLVQQAAAQQAYQQAAAQQFAGR; encoded by the exons ATGAGGACCTTCGCCTTCCCCTTGGCGGTCGCCGCTGCG CTTTTCGCCTGTTCGCTGGTCCAAG GACGGCATCTTAACGAAGAAGCACGGTTTCTAGAACAACAATACCAGTCAAAGGGAGCCGTCAAGGGAGCTCTCCTTCAGCAACAACAAGCATCACAGGTCAAGGGAGCCCTCAAGGGAGCCATCAAGGGTGGCCTTCTTCAGCAGCAAGCACAAGCGCAAGTCCAGGGAGCCCTCAAGGGAGCTATCAAGGGTGGCCTCCTTCAGCAACAACAAGCCGCACAGGTCAAGGGAGGTCTGAAGGGAGCCATCAAGGGTGGCCTTCTTCAGCAGCAAGCACAAGCACAAGTCCAGGGAGCTCTCAAGGGAGCCGTGAAGGGAGCCCTCCTTCAGCAACAGCAAGCCGCACAG GTCAAGGGAGGACTCAAGGGAGCCATCAAGGGTGGTCTGCTTCAGCAGCAAGCACAAGCGCAAGTCCAGGGAGCTCTCAAGGGAGCCGTGAAGGGAGCCCTCCTTCAGCAACAGCAAGCCGCACAGGTCAAGGGAGCCCTCAAGGGAGCTATTAAGGGAGGCCTTCTTCAGCAACAACAAGCCGCACAGGTCAAGGGAGGACTCAAGGGAGCCATCAAGGGTGGTCTGCTTCAGCAGCAAGCACAAGCGCAAGTCCAGGGAGCTCTCAAGGGAGCCGTGAAGGGAGCCCTCCTTCAGCAACAGCAAGCCGCACAGGTCAAGGGAGCCCTCAAGGGAGCTATTAAGGGAGGCCTTCTTCAGCAACAACAAGCCGCACAGGTCAAGGGAGGACTCAAGGGAGCCATCAAGGGTGGTCTGCTTCAGCAGCAAGCACAAGCGCAAGTCCAGGGAGCTCTCAAGGGAGCCGTGAAGGGAGCACTCCTTCAGCAACAGCAAGCCGCACAGGTCAAGGGAGCCCTCAAGGGAGCTATTAAGGGAGGCCTTCTTCAGCAACAACAAGCCGCACAGGTCAAGGGAGCCCTCAAGGGAGCTATCAAGGGAGGCCTCCTTCAGCAACAACAAGCCGCACAGGTCAAGGGAGGTCTCAAGGGAGCCATCAAGGGTGGTCTTCTTCAGCAGCAAGCACAAGCGCAAGTCCAGGGAGCACTTAAGGGAGCCGTTAAGGGTGGTCTGCTTCAGCAGCAAGCACAAGCGCAAGTCCAGGGAGCTCTCAAGGGAGCCCTGAAGGGTGGTCTCGTTCAACAGGCTGCCGCACAGCAGGCCTACCAACAAGCCGCCGCTCAACAATTCGCTGGCCGTTAA
- the LOC119431998 gene encoding uncharacterized protein LOC119431998 isoform X14, producing the protein MRTFAFPLAVAAALFACSLVQGRHLNEEARFLEQQYQSKGAVKGALLQQQQASQVKGALKGAIKGGLLQQQAQAQVQGALKGAIKGGLLQQQQAAQVKGGLKGAIKGGLLQQQAQAQVQGALKGAVKGALLQQQQAAQVKGALKGAIKGGLLQQQQAAQVKGALKGAIKGGLLQQQQAAQVKGGLKGAIKGGLLQQQAQAQVQGALKGAVKGALLQQQQAAQVKGALKGAIKGGLLQQQQAAQVKGGLKGAIKGGLLQQQAQAQVQGALKGAVKGALLQQQQAAQVKGALKGAIKGGLLQQQQAAQVKGALKGAIKGGLLQQQQAAQVKGGLKGAIKGGLLQQQAQAQVQGALKGAVKGGLLQQQAQAQVQGALKGALKGGLVQQAAAQQAYQQAAAQQFAGR; encoded by the exons ATGAGGACCTTCGCCTTCCCCTTGGCGGTCGCCGCTGCG CTTTTCGCCTGTTCGCTGGTCCAAG GACGGCATCTTAACGAAGAAGCACGGTTTCTAGAACAACAATACCAGTCAAAGGGAGCCGTCAAGGGAGCTCTCCTTCAGCAACAACAAGCATCACAGGTCAAGGGAGCCCTCAAGGGAGCCATCAAGGGTGGCCTTCTTCAGCAGCAAGCACAAGCGCAAGTCCAGGGAGCCCTCAAGGGAGCTATCAAGGGTGGCCTCCTTCAGCAACAACAAGCCGCACAGGTCAAGGGAGGTCTGAAGGGAGCCATCAAGGGTGGCCTTCTTCAGCAGCAAGCACAAGCACAAGTCCAGGGAGCTCTCAAGGGAGCCGTGAAGGGAGCCCTCCTTCAGCAACAGCAAGCCGCACAGGTCAAGGGAGCCCTCAAGGGAGCTATTAAGGGAGGCCTTCTTCAGCAACAACAAGCCGCACAG GTCAAGGGAGCCCTCAAGGGAGCTATTAAGGGAGGCCTTCTTCAGCAACAACAAGCCGCACAGGTCAAGGGAGGACTCAAGGGAGCCATCAAGGGTGGTCTGCTTCAGCAGCAAGCACAAGCGCAAGTCCAGGGAGCTCTCAAGGGAGCCGTGAAGGGAGCCCTCCTTCAGCAACAGCAAGCCGCACAGGTCAAGGGAGCCCTCAAGGGAGCTATTAAGGGAGGCCTTCTTCAGCAACAACAAGCCGCACAGGTCAAGGGAGGACTCAAGGGAGCCATCAAGGGTGGTCTGCTTCAGCAGCAAGCACAAGCGCAAGTCCAGGGAGCTCTCAAGGGAGCCGTGAAGGGAGCACTCCTTCAGCAACAGCAAGCCGCACAGGTCAAGGGAGCCCTCAAGGGAGCTATTAAGGGAGGCCTTCTTCAGCAACAACAAGCCGCACAGGTCAAGGGAGCCCTCAAGGGAGCTATCAAGGGAGGCCTCCTTCAGCAACAACAAGCCGCACAGGTCAAGGGAGGTCTCAAGGGAGCCATCAAGGGTGGTCTTCTTCAGCAGCAAGCACAAGCGCAAGTCCAGGGAGCACTTAAGGGAGCCGTTAAGGGTGGTCTGCTTCAGCAGCAAGCACAAGCGCAAGTCCAGGGAGCTCTCAAGGGAGCCCTGAAGGGTGGTCTCGTTCAACAGGCTGCCGCACAGCAGGCCTACCAACAAGCCGCCGCTCAACAATTCGCTGGCCGTTAA
- the LOC119431998 gene encoding uncharacterized protein LOC119431998 isoform X26 has translation MRTFAFPLAVAAALFACSLVQGRHLNEEARFLEQQYQSKGAVKGALLQQQQASQVKGALKGAIKGGLLQQQAQAQVQGALKGAIKGGLLQQQQAAQVKGGLKGAIKGGLLQQQAQAQVQGALKGAVKGALLQQQQAAQVKGALKGAIKGGLLQQQQAAQVKGGLKGAIKGGLLQQQAQAQVQGALKGAVKGALLQQQQAAQVKGGLKGAIKGGLLQQQAQAQVQGALKGAVKGALLQQQQAAQVKGALKGAIKGGLLQQQQAAQVKGALKGAIKGGLLQQQQAAQVKGGLKGAIKGGLLQQQAQAQVQGALKGAVKGGLLQQQAQAQVQGALKGALKGGLVQQAAAQQAYQQAAAQQFAGR, from the exons ATGAGGACCTTCGCCTTCCCCTTGGCGGTCGCCGCTGCG CTTTTCGCCTGTTCGCTGGTCCAAG GACGGCATCTTAACGAAGAAGCACGGTTTCTAGAACAACAATACCAGTCAAAGGGAGCCGTCAAGGGAGCTCTCCTTCAGCAACAACAAGCATCACAGGTCAAGGGAGCCCTCAAGGGAGCCATCAAGGGTGGCCTTCTTCAGCAGCAAGCACAAGCGCAAGTCCAGGGAGCCCTCAAGGGAGCTATCAAGGGTGGCCTCCTTCAGCAACAACAAGCCGCACAGGTCAAGGGAGGTCTGAAGGGAGCCATCAAGGGTGGCCTTCTTCAGCAGCAAGCACAAGCACAAGTCCAGGGAGCTCTCAAGGGAGCCGTGAAGGGAGCCCTCCTTCAGCAACAGCAAGCCGCACAGGTCAAGGGAGCCCTCAAGGGAGCTATTAAGGGAGGCCTTCTTCAGCAACAACAAGCCGCACAGGTCAAGGGAGGACTCAAGGGAGCCATCAAGGGTGGTCTGCTTCAGCAGCAAGCACAAGCGCAAGTCCAGGGAGCTCTCAAGGGAGCCGTGAAGGGAGCCCTCCTTCAGCAACAGCAAGCCGCACAG GTCAAGGGAGGACTCAAGGGAGCCATCAAGGGTGGTCTGCTTCAGCAGCAAGCACAAGCGCAAGTCCAGGGAGCTCTCAAGGGAGCCGTGAAGGGAGCACTCCTTCAGCAACAGCAAGCCGCACAGGTCAAGGGAGCCCTCAAGGGAGCTATTAAGGGAGGCCTTCTTCAGCAACAACAAGCCGCACAGGTCAAGGGAGCCCTCAAGGGAGCTATCAAGGGAGGCCTCCTTCAGCAACAACAAGCCGCACAGGTCAAGGGAGGTCTCAAGGGAGCCATCAAGGGTGGTCTTCTTCAGCAGCAAGCACAAGCGCAAGTCCAGGGAGCACTTAAGGGAGCCGTTAAGGGTGGTCTGCTTCAGCAGCAAGCACAAGCGCAAGTCCAGGGAGCTCTCAAGGGAGCCCTGAAGGGTGGTCTCGTTCAACAGGCTGCCGCACAGCAGGCCTACCAACAAGCCGCCGCTCAACAATTCGCTGGCCGTTAA
- the LOC119431998 gene encoding uncharacterized protein LOC119431998 isoform X11 encodes MRTFAFPLAVAAALFACSLVQGRHLNEEARFLEQQYQSKGAVKGALLQQQQASQVKGALKGAIKGGLLQQQAQAQVQGALKGAIKGGLLQQQQAAQVKGGLKGAIKGGLLQQQAQAQVQGALKGAVKGALLQQQQAAQVKGALKGAIKGGLLQQQQAAQVKGGLKGAIKGGLLQQQAQAQVQGALKGAVKGALLQQQQAAQVKGALKGAIKGGLLQQQQAAQVKGGLKGAIKGGLLQQQAQAQVQGALKGAVKGALLQQQQAAQVKGALKGAIKGGLLQQQQAAQVKGGLKGAIKGGLLQQQAQAQVKGALKGAIKGGLLQQQQAAQVKGGLKGAIKGGLLQQQAQAQVQGALKGAVKGGLLQQQAQAQVQGALKGALKGGLVQQAAAQQAYQQAAAQQFAGR; translated from the exons ATGAGGACCTTCGCCTTCCCCTTGGCGGTCGCCGCTGCG CTTTTCGCCTGTTCGCTGGTCCAAG GACGGCATCTTAACGAAGAAGCACGGTTTCTAGAACAACAATACCAGTCAAAGGGAGCCGTCAAGGGAGCTCTCCTTCAGCAACAACAAGCATCACAGGTCAAGGGAGCCCTCAAGGGAGCCATCAAGGGTGGCCTTCTTCAGCAGCAAGCACAAGCGCAAGTCCAGGGAGCCCTCAAGGGAGCTATCAAGGGTGGCCTCCTTCAGCAACAACAAGCCGCACAGGTCAAGGGAGGTCTGAAGGGAGCCATCAAGGGTGGCCTTCTTCAGCAGCAAGCACAAGCACAAGTCCAGGGAGCTCTCAAGGGAGCCGTGAAGGGAGCCCTCCTTCAGCAACAGCAAGCCGCACAGGTCAAGGGAGCCCTCAAGGGAGCTATTAAGGGAGGCCTTCTTCAGCAACAACAAGCCGCACAGGTCAAGGGAGGACTCAAGGGAGCCATCAAGGGTGGTCTGCTTCAGCAGCAAGCACAAGCGCAAGTCCAGGGAGCTCTCAAGGGAGCCGTGAAGGGAGCCCTCCTTCAGCAACAGCAAGCCGCACAGGTCAAGGGAGCCCTCAAGGGAGCTATTAAGGGAGGCCTTCTTCAGCAACAACAAGCCGCACAGGTCAAGGGAGGACTCAAGGGAGCCATCAAGGGTGGTCTGCTTCAGCAGCAAGCACAAGCGCAAGTCCAGGGAGCTCTCAAGGGAGCCGTGAAGGGAGCCCTCCTTCAGCAACAGCAAGCCGCACAGGTCAAGGGAGCCCTCAAGGGAGCTATTAAGGGAGGCCTTCTTCAGCAACAACAAGCCGCACAGGTCAAGGGAGGACTCAAGGGAGCCATCAAGGGTGGTCTGCTTCAGCAGCAAGCACAAGCGCAA GTCAAGGGAGCCCTCAAGGGAGCTATCAAGGGAGGCCTCCTTCAGCAACAACAAGCCGCACAGGTCAAGGGAGGTCTCAAGGGAGCCATCAAGGGTGGTCTTCTTCAGCAGCAAGCACAAGCGCAAGTCCAGGGAGCACTTAAGGGAGCCGTTAAGGGTGGTCTGCTTCAGCAGCAAGCACAAGCGCAAGTCCAGGGAGCTCTCAAGGGAGCCCTGAAGGGTGGTCTCGTTCAACAGGCTGCCGCACAGCAGGCCTACCAACAAGCCGCCGCTCAACAATTCGCTGGCCGTTAA
- the LOC119431998 gene encoding uncharacterized protein LOC119431998 isoform X13 — MRTFAFPLAVAAALFACSLVQGRHLNEEARFLEQQYQSKGAVKGALLQQQQASQVKGALKGAIKGGLLQQQAQAQVQGALKGAIKGGLLQQQQAAQVKGGLKGAIKGGLLQQQAQAQVQGALKGAVKGALLQQQQAAQVKGALKGAIKGGLLQQQQAAQVKGGLKGAIKGGLLQQQAQAQVQGALKGAVKGALLQQQQAAQVKGALKGAIKGGLLQQQQAAQVKGGLKGAIKGGLLQQQAQAQVKGGLKGAIKGGLLQQQAQAQVQGALKGAVKGALLQQQQAAQVKGALKGAIKGGLLQQQQAAQVKGALKGAIKGGLLQQQQAAQVKGGLKGAIKGGLLQQQAQAQVQGALKGAVKGGLLQQQAQAQVQGALKGALKGGLVQQAAAQQAYQQAAAQQFAGR, encoded by the exons ATGAGGACCTTCGCCTTCCCCTTGGCGGTCGCCGCTGCG CTTTTCGCCTGTTCGCTGGTCCAAG GACGGCATCTTAACGAAGAAGCACGGTTTCTAGAACAACAATACCAGTCAAAGGGAGCCGTCAAGGGAGCTCTCCTTCAGCAACAACAAGCATCACAGGTCAAGGGAGCCCTCAAGGGAGCCATCAAGGGTGGCCTTCTTCAGCAGCAAGCACAAGCGCAAGTCCAGGGAGCCCTCAAGGGAGCTATCAAGGGTGGCCTCCTTCAGCAACAACAAGCCGCACAGGTCAAGGGAGGTCTGAAGGGAGCCATCAAGGGTGGCCTTCTTCAGCAGCAAGCACAAGCACAAGTCCAGGGAGCTCTCAAGGGAGCCGTGAAGGGAGCCCTCCTTCAGCAACAGCAAGCCGCACAGGTCAAGGGAGCCCTCAAGGGAGCTATTAAGGGAGGCCTTCTTCAGCAACAACAAGCCGCACAGGTCAAGGGAGGACTCAAGGGAGCCATCAAGGGTGGTCTGCTTCAGCAGCAAGCACAAGCGCAAGTCCAGGGAGCTCTCAAGGGAGCCGTGAAGGGAGCCCTCCTTCAGCAACAGCAAGCCGCACAGGTCAAGGGAGCCCTCAAGGGAGCTATTAAGGGAGGCCTTCTTCAGCAACAACAAGCCGCACAGGTCAAGGGAGGACTCAAGGGAGCCATCAAGGGTGGTCTGCTTCAGCAGCAAGCACAAGCGCAA GTCAAGGGAGGACTCAAGGGAGCCATCAAGGGTGGTCTGCTTCAGCAGCAAGCACAAGCGCAAGTCCAGGGAGCTCTCAAGGGAGCCGTGAAGGGAGCACTCCTTCAGCAACAGCAAGCCGCACAGGTCAAGGGAGCCCTCAAGGGAGCTATTAAGGGAGGCCTTCTTCAGCAACAACAAGCCGCACAGGTCAAGGGAGCCCTCAAGGGAGCTATCAAGGGAGGCCTCCTTCAGCAACAACAAGCCGCACAGGTCAAGGGAGGTCTCAAGGGAGCCATCAAGGGTGGTCTTCTTCAGCAGCAAGCACAAGCGCAAGTCCAGGGAGCACTTAAGGGAGCCGTTAAGGGTGGTCTGCTTCAGCAGCAAGCACAAGCGCAAGTCCAGGGAGCTCTCAAGGGAGCCCTGAAGGGTGGTCTCGTTCAACAGGCTGCCGCACAGCAGGCCTACCAACAAGCCGCCGCTCAACAATTCGCTGGCCGTTAA
- the LOC119431998 gene encoding uncharacterized protein LOC119431998 isoform X28: MRTFAFPLAVAAALFACSLVQGRHLNEEARFLEQQYQSKGAVKGALLQQQQASQVKGALKGAIKGGLLQQQAQAQVQGALKGAIKGGLLQQQQAAQVKGGLKGAIKGGLLQQQAQAQVQGALKGAVKGALLQQQQAAQVKGALKGAIKGGLLQQQQAAQVKGALKGAIKGGLLQQQQAAQVKGALKGAIKGGLLQQQQAAQVKGGLKGAIKGGLLQQQAQAQVQGALKGAVKGALLQQQQAAQVKGALKGAIKGGLLQQQQAAQVKGALKGAIKGGLLQQQQAAQVKGGLKGAIKGGLLQQQAQAQVQGALKGAVKGGLLQQQAQAQVQGALKGALKGGLVQQAAAQQAYQQAAAQQFAGR; encoded by the exons ATGAGGACCTTCGCCTTCCCCTTGGCGGTCGCCGCTGCG CTTTTCGCCTGTTCGCTGGTCCAAG GACGGCATCTTAACGAAGAAGCACGGTTTCTAGAACAACAATACCAGTCAAAGGGAGCCGTCAAGGGAGCTCTCCTTCAGCAACAACAAGCATCACAGGTCAAGGGAGCCCTCAAGGGAGCCATCAAGGGTGGCCTTCTTCAGCAGCAAGCACAAGCGCAAGTCCAGGGAGCCCTCAAGGGAGCTATCAAGGGTGGCCTCCTTCAGCAACAACAAGCCGCACAGGTCAAGGGAGGTCTGAAGGGAGCCATCAAGGGTGGCCTTCTTCAGCAGCAAGCACAAGCACAAGTCCAGGGAGCTCTCAAGGGAGCCGTGAAGGGAGCCCTCCTTCAGCAACAGCAAGCCGCACAGGTCAAGGGAGCCCTCAAGGGAGCTATTAAGGGAGGCCTTCTTCAGCAACAACAAGCCGCACAG GTCAAGGGAGCCCTCAAGGGAGCTATTAAGGGAGGCCTTCTTCAGCAACAACAAGCCGCACAG GTCAAGGGAGCCCTCAAGGGAGCTATTAAGGGAGGCCTTCTTCAGCAACAACAAGCCGCACAGGTCAAGGGAGGACTCAAGGGAGCCATCAAGGGTGGTCTGCTTCAGCAGCAAGCACAAGCGCAAGTCCAGGGAGCTCTCAAGGGAGCCGTGAAGGGAGCACTCCTTCAGCAACAGCAAGCCGCACAGGTCAAGGGAGCCCTCAAGGGAGCTATTAAGGGAGGCCTTCTTCAGCAACAACAAGCCGCACAGGTCAAGGGAGCCCTCAAGGGAGCTATCAAGGGAGGCCTCCTTCAGCAACAACAAGCCGCACAGGTCAAGGGAGGTCTCAAGGGAGCCATCAAGGGTGGTCTTCTTCAGCAGCAAGCACAAGCGCAAGTCCAGGGAGCACTTAAGGGAGCCGTTAAGGGTGGTCTGCTTCAGCAGCAAGCACAAGCGCAAGTCCAGGGAGCTCTCAAGGGAGCCCTGAAGGGTGGTCTCGTTCAACAGGCTGCCGCACAGCAGGCCTACCAACAAGCCGCCGCTCAACAATTCGCTGGCCGTTAA
- the LOC119431998 gene encoding uncharacterized protein LOC119431998 isoform X12 translates to MRTFAFPLAVAAALFACSLVQGRHLNEEARFLEQQYQSKGAVKGALLQQQQASQVKGALKGAIKGGLLQQQAQAQVQGALKGAIKGGLLQQQQAAQVKGGLKGAIKGGLLQQQAQAQVQGALKGAVKGALLQQQQAAQVKGALKGAIKGGLLQQQQAAQVKGGLKGAIKGGLLQQQAQAQVQGALKGAVKGALLQQQQAAQVKGALKGAIKGGLLQQQQAAQVKGGLKGAIKGGLLQQQAQAQVQGALKGAVKGALLQQQQAAQVKGALKGAIKGGLLQQQQAAQVKGALKGAIKGGLLQQQQAAQVKGALKGAIKGGLLQQQQAAQVKGGLKGAIKGGLLQQQAQAQVQGALKGAVKGGLLQQQAQAQVQGALKGALKGGLVQQAAAQQAYQQAAAQQFAGR, encoded by the exons ATGAGGACCTTCGCCTTCCCCTTGGCGGTCGCCGCTGCG CTTTTCGCCTGTTCGCTGGTCCAAG GACGGCATCTTAACGAAGAAGCACGGTTTCTAGAACAACAATACCAGTCAAAGGGAGCCGTCAAGGGAGCTCTCCTTCAGCAACAACAAGCATCACAGGTCAAGGGAGCCCTCAAGGGAGCCATCAAGGGTGGCCTTCTTCAGCAGCAAGCACAAGCGCAAGTCCAGGGAGCCCTCAAGGGAGCTATCAAGGGTGGCCTCCTTCAGCAACAACAAGCCGCACAGGTCAAGGGAGGTCTGAAGGGAGCCATCAAGGGTGGCCTTCTTCAGCAGCAAGCACAAGCACAAGTCCAGGGAGCTCTCAAGGGAGCCGTGAAGGGAGCCCTCCTTCAGCAACAGCAAGCCGCACAGGTCAAGGGAGCCCTCAAGGGAGCTATTAAGGGAGGCCTTCTTCAGCAACAACAAGCCGCACAGGTCAAGGGAGGACTCAAGGGAGCCATCAAGGGTGGTCTGCTTCAGCAGCAAGCACAAGCGCAAGTCCAGGGAGCTCTCAAGGGAGCCGTGAAGGGAGCCCTCCTTCAGCAACAGCAAGCCGCACAGGTCAAGGGAGCCCTCAAGGGAGCTATTAAGGGAGGCCTTCTTCAGCAACAACAAGCCGCACAGGTCAAGGGAGGACTCAAGGGAGCCATCAAGGGTGGTCTGCTTCAGCAGCAAGCACAAGCGCAAGTCCAGGGAGCTCTCAAGGGAGCCGTGAAGGGAGCCCTCCTTCAGCAACAGCAAGCCGCACAGGTCAAGGGAGCCCTCAAGGGAGCTATTAAGGGAGGCCTTCTTCAGCAACAACAAGCCGCACAG GTCAAGGGAGCCCTCAAGGGAGCTATTAAGGGAGGCCTTCTTCAGCAACAACAAGCCGCACAGGTCAAGGGAGCCCTCAAGGGAGCTATCAAGGGAGGCCTCCTTCAGCAACAACAAGCCGCACAGGTCAAGGGAGGTCTCAAGGGAGCCATCAAGGGTGGTCTTCTTCAGCAGCAAGCACAAGCGCAAGTCCAGGGAGCACTTAAGGGAGCCGTTAAGGGTGGTCTGCTTCAGCAGCAAGCACAAGCGCAAGTCCAGGGAGCTCTCAAGGGAGCCCTGAAGGGTGGTCTCGTTCAACAGGCTGCCGCACAGCAGGCCTACCAACAAGCCGCCGCTCAACAATTCGCTGGCCGTTAA